From Trichoderma atroviride chromosome 1, complete sequence, one genomic window encodes:
- a CDS encoding uncharacterized protein (BUSCO:EOG092D3LCX), with the protein MDNPPSSAEAYEATHVHSVYNAIAPHFSSTRHKPWPLIASFLTAQPPGATGLDVGCGNGKYLPVNPTLHIFGSDRSEELVRLARSERSGEVVVADALSLPYRERSVDFVICVAVIHHLSTAERRRECIRALLNCVRPGGKVLIYAWALEQSTSRRGWDEGSQQDALVPWVMRSKGKPDATYQRYYHLYRKGELEEDAEAAGGVVVESGYEKDNWWVICSSEES; encoded by the coding sequence ATGGACAACCCTCCCTCCTCAGCAGAAGCCTACGAGGCCACCCACGTCCACTCCGTCTACAACGCCATCGCGCCGCACTTCTCGTCAACCCGCCACAAGCCCTGGCCCCTAATCGCCTCCTTCCTCACGGCCCAGCCCCCGGGCGCCACGGGCCTCGACGTCGGCTGCGGCAACGGCAAGTATCTCCCCGTCAACCCGACGCTGCACATCTTCGGCTCCGACCGCAGTGAAGAGCTCGTGCGTCTTGCCCGGTCCGAGCGCAGCGGCGAGgtcgtcgtcgccgacgCCCTGAGCCTGCCCTACCGCGAGCGCTCCGTCGACTTTGTCATCTGCGTCGCCGTCATCCACCACCTGTCCACGGCCGAGCGGCGGCGCGAGTGCATCCGCGCGCTGCTGAATTGCGTGAGGCCCGGTGGGAAAGTGCTCATCTATGCGTGGGCGCTGGAGCAGAGCACCAGTCGCAGGGGGTGGGACGAAGGCTCGCAGCAGGATGCGCTGGTGCCGTGGGTGATGCGCTCAAAGGGCAAGCCCGATGCCACGTATCAGCGGTATTACCACCTGTATCGAAAgggcgagctggaggaggacGCCGAGGCTGCGGGCGGAGTCGTCGTGGAGAGCGGCTATGAGAAGGATAACTGGTGGGTGATATGTAGCAGTGAGGAATCATGA
- a CDS encoding uncharacterized protein (EggNog:ENOG41) — translation MAAGNPYTVKWGIMATGGIAETFCKDLLCDPKVRDAHDVRHEIVAVASSSSKKRAEEFLKTIDGAFDAKTYGSYPELVADPNIDIVYVATPHSHHFQNAMLALEAGKHVLCEKAFTVTAAQTRKLVETAKAKNLFLMEAVWTRYFPLSIQIRKRITSGEIGTVYRTIGDLSFNSNAAEGKGLSFADSHRMINVDLAGGAILDLGVYPLTWVFQTLYHLQPEQDKEAPTVVAASNKYTTGADENTAIICQFPRHNSLGVATTTLRAHSDPENDAVPVIRIQGSEGEIQVFFPAFRPLKYKVVKKNGESQLVDCPIPGDPARNGWGHGMFWEADECARCLRDGKKESATLPWTESIAIMETMEAALKQGGIEYPELITTDVYDPKSPLNTGNQ, via the exons ATGGCTGCAGGAAACCCTTACACCGTGAAATGGGGCATCATGGCCACTGGCGGCATTGCAGAGA CCTTCTGCAAGGACCTTCTGTGCGACCCCAAAGTTCGAGACGCTCATGACGTGCGCCACGAGATTGTTGCCGTcgcctcctccagcagcaagaagagggCAGAAGAGTTTCTCAAGACGATAGACGGTGCCTTTGACGCCAAGACATATGGATCGTACCCAGAGCTTGTCGCCGACCCCAACATTGACATCGTCTACGTCGCAACGCCTCACAGCCACCATTTCCAGAACGCcatgctggcgctggaagcCGGCAAGCACGTCCTGTGCGAAAAGGCCTTCACCGTCACGGCCGCCCAGACCAGAAAGCTCGTTGAGACGGCCAAGGCGAAGAATCTGTTCCTGATGGAGGCTGTGTGGACTCGATATTTCCCGCTGAGCATCCAGATCCGGAAGCGCATCACATCGGGCGAGATTGGTACCGTCTATCGGACAATTG GCGACTTGTCATTCAACTCGAATGCAGCTGAAGGCAAGGGCCTCTCGTTTGCGGATTCTCATCGCATGATCAATGTTGATCTCGCCGGCGGCGCAATCCTCGACCTCGGCGTGTATCCCTTGACCTGGGTGTTCCAAACGCTGTACCACCTACAGCCAGAGCAGGACAAGGAGGCGCCAACAGTGGTCGCCGCCAGCAACAAGTACACCACCGGTGCGGATGAAAACACGGCCATCATCTGCCAGTTCCCTCGGCACAACTCCCTGGGCGTAGCCACAACCACGCTGCGAGCACACTCCGACCCCGAGAACGACGCCGTCCCGGTCATCCGAATCCAGGGGTCAGAAGGAGAAATCCAAGTCTTCTTCCCGGCGTTCCGACCCCTCAAGTACAAGGTCGTCAAGAAGAACGGCGAGTCTCAGCTGGTCGACTGCCCCATCCCCGGGGACCCAGCACGCAATGGCTGGGGCCACGGCATGTTCTGGGAGGCAGACGAGTGCGCTCGATGCCTGCGCGACGGCAAGAAGGAGAGCGCCACGCTGCCCTGGACGGAGAGCATCGCCATTATGGAGACAATGGAGGCGGCGCTGAAGCAGGGTGGCATTGAGTACCCGGAGCTGATTACGACTGATGTGTATGATCCAAAGAGCCCGTTGAACACGGGAAACCAATGA
- a CDS encoding uncharacterized protein (EggNog:ENOG41): MARPSIGAQASRLARDLPLGISSTSSRIPKLVYGTAWKKDQTADLVYLALKTGFRGIDTAAQPKHYDERGVATGVRRAIGEGIIKREDLFIQTKFTSPAGQSDIAPYDFNAPLADKVHQSVQSSLANFTIDGQEAYLDSLVLHSPMDTIQETITVWKTLETYTPHRIRNLGISNTTLPVLQALFNDMSVKPAVVQNRFHNRTGYETDLRAFCREQKIVFQSFWTVSANRHLLQCSPVREVAQKVGVGAVAAYYSMVLGLGGTTILDGTTSEHHMKEDLEGIEAVGVWAEGQGASDWASALSSFKKLIGEL, translated from the exons ATGGCTCGACCATCTATTGGAGCGCAGGCCTCTCGCCTTGCGCGAGATCTTCCTCTGGGAATATCATCAACATCCTCCCGGATTCCAAAGCTGGTCTATGGCACCGCCTGGAAGAAGGACCAGACCGCAGACCTAGTCTATCTGGCTCTGAAAACAGGCTTTCGGGGCATCGACACTGCGGCCCAGCCGAAGCATTACGATGAGCGCGGCGTTGCTACTGGAGTTCGACGGGCTATAGGAGAAGGAATAATTAAACGCGAGGACCTATTC ATTCAGACCAAGTTCACCTCGCCAGCGGGGCAGAGTGACATTGCTCCATACGACTTCAATGCCCCGCTGGCTGACAAGGTCCATCAATCGGTGCAGTCATCTCTCGCCAACTTTACGattgatggccaagaagcatACCTGGACAGCCTCGTGCTGCATTCCCCCATGGACACGATCCAAGAGACGATCACCGTGTGGAAAACTCTCGAAACGTATACTCCGCACAGAATTCGCAATCTCGGCATCTCCAACACCACCTTGCCGGTCTTGCAGGCTTTATTCAACGACATGAGCGTCAAGCCGGCCGTTGTGCAAAATCGGTTCCATAACAGGACTGGTTACGAGACTGATCTTAGGGCATTCTGTCGCGAGCAGAAAATTGTGTTTCAATCATTTTGGACAGTCTCCGCCAACaggcatcttcttcaatgcAGCCCCGTTCGAGAGGTGGCACAAAAGGTCGGAGTGGGAGCGGTTGCGGCGTATTATTCCATGGTGTTGGGTCTTGGGGGAACGACCATCTTGGATGGAACGACAAGTGAGCATCATATGAAGGAGGACTTGGAGGGAATAGAGGCTGTGGGTGTCTGGGCAGAGGGACAAGGGGCTTCTGATTGGGCGTCTGCGCTCAGTAGCTTCAAGAAACTAATTGGTGAGTTGTAG
- a CDS encoding uncharacterized protein (BUSCO:EOG092D3076): MADNGNANAPPAEVTNAVLVKSEEMPKDAQKVEELDFNKLKGPITAEDLFLGMRNMGFQATSMSEAIRIINDMRAWRDPETGDKTTIFLGYTSNLISSGLRGVFRWLVEHKHVSAIVTTAGGVEEDFIKCLGETYMSSFSADGASLRKKGLNRIGNLVVPNANYCAFEDWVVPIFDKMLEEQEASKGTEDEIHWTPSKVIHRLGKEINDERSVYYWAYKNDIPVFCPALTDGSLGDMLYFHTFKTSPQQLRVDLVEDIRRINTIAVRAKRAGMIILGGGVVKHHIANACLMRNGAESAVYINTAQEFDGSDAGARPDEAVSWGKIKIGADNVKVYLEATACFPFIVANTFAKDI; encoded by the exons ATGGCTGACAACGGCAACGCAAATGCGCCTCCAGCCGAGGTCACCAATGCGGTGCTCGTCAAGTCGGAAGAAATGCCAAAGGACGCCCAAAAGGTAGAAGAACTTGATTTCAACAAACTAAAGGGGCCCATTACCGCAGAGGATTTATTTCTTGGCATGAGAAACATGGGATTTCAGGCAACATCGATGAGTGAGGCCATCAGGATCATCAACGACATG AGAGCCTGGAGAGACCCTGAAACAGGGGACAAGACTACCATCTTCCTGGGATACACCTCAAACCTAATCTCATCCGGTCTAAGAGGCGTCTTTCGGTGGCTGGTGGAGCACAAGCATGTCTCAGCTATTGTGACCACAGCAGGAGGAGTTGAGGAGGACTTCATCAAGTGTCTCGGCGAAACATACATGAGCTCCTTCAGCGCAGACGGCGCGAGTCTTCGAAAAAAGGGCCTCAACCGCATCGGAAACCTCGTGGTTCCCAACGCAAACTACTGCGCTTTTGAGGACTGGGTGGTGCCCATCTTTGACAAGATGCTGGAGGAACAGGAAGCCAGCAAAGGAACGGAAGACGAGATTCACTGGACGCCATCCAAGGTTATCCACCGGCTTGGCAAGGAGATTAATGATGAGCGCTCGGTATACTACTGGGCGTACAAGAACGACATTCCCGTCTTCTGCCCTGCCCTGACGGacggcagccttggagatATGCTCTACTTTCACACATTCAAAACTTCACCACAGCAGTTGCGAGTCGACCTCGTGGAAGATATCCGCCGTATCAACACCATTGCCGTGCGAGCAAAGAGAGCAGGAATGATTATCCTGGGAGGTGGAGTGGTCAAGCACCACATTGCAAACGCATGCCTGATGAGAAACGGCGCGGAATCAGCCGTCTACATCAACACGGCCCAAGAATTCGACGGCAGTGACGCCGGTGCTCGTCCGGATGAGGCCGTATCATGGGGCAAGATTAAAATTGGAGCAGATAATGTCAAG GTATACTTGGAAGCCACGGCTTGCTTCCCCTTTATTGTAGCGAACACATTTGCGAAAGACATTTAG
- a CDS encoding uncharacterized protein (EggNog:ENOG41), whose translation MTSRYSRYDGDRRSRSPRDRSPADRFDRPPHFNNDGDRRRSSAEARTNSAPFPPGRDLFGDQMRREPPRGPKALIDAPVGPRGGGFGGDFRGGRGRGRGRGWGGRDDSRDRGRDRDVDFRDRYRDERSRERDRERDRDWRDSRDFRLRRSPIGRARSPTRDGRDFRDRDRDIPPGLDADRSRRGSRDGGPPSAGSSTSEPPFGVLPFPRGGGFRGRGRGGRGDWGMERGRGRVPYDDRGDRYMRSRSQEGRWARERDERERNDRHPDADVRRDLHIDRDRGDLFRPKMAAQESAAQVKDVSPLHVTPSAPAFEPAPNRAPATGTVSGVGGEVQAAQTQTQTQTQTQTQTQTQAAPSIITAKPPPTAPRAFGERPVSAGQASTAPASSAPEIPLPPTGPSKIGAPHDSPPRGTPVGPRLQQQPKVTRPSSKQWINPSLKKPPPPPESPKVARSQSFAQQRPIPLQRDISQVEPSEPRRPRSSDAKSDSYSGLDSRLRAHHSEEPGEIITRTEDEKPSDIDAKAEPEKPETERMESVDYEPPESMELEVKPLDNLEQLAVPSTTSPKQETLPKQDSPPKAQENETIEDTKPSAEAATEQQQHRRLKVRAVRFALPPKKTAQEEPPESDDEDMGDYFDMEINKTEAELNKLQRPKTPVEVIRRFMSLSHGAMVQILNEGEGLSEMLGDIPENHEPESKKMEVEPAVQTEEAPAVPDEPLPSKEIEEINHEKEPVSDHDRLEKDTVEEDKEKPEIATATQEVEDLQPKAEEMDIDNEPTIPPPEPKDVPEPVAEITADESTMKEDKEVETEPINEQAPAPIEEVISPAKPAEVEPKAPSTPSQIPDEDDETETEDEAYMEAQAVAAAETVRRYMSTPPIDSLPDFQGPVWYQDKEFLASLDSDPIIDDFVAEHLAKIHFDRSAEQRHAQQIYADNYMQYLKYTLSDDPVATKSRDKFSVAAPSETTGTVTPEHKPEGRGTGRRFATERDLERVLQASMREDEERKERELRIQQEKYRSDKEAVIPDMYWDDLEKQQVQYIDRSGYTPLDRLVSAWHILPPSNNFTAEEAQLFEKRYLELPKQWGKIAEVLPNRDFHSCIQYYYLMKGELNLKEKLKKQPKRRKKGGRGKQRSSALVSELGNGEPEAEETPQENGENGERRRPRRAAAPTWGFEQPTTDGESTPAATPGRRGASAAAKGDQPEKVDGRKRRKPRDKDKDKDKDKEKDKDAKASKPNQVLAAAPGPSSGTGKGRGRAEARPVAAEFLPAPHPLSDPHRLPVQFEQPLPAGIQPPFVVPQPQLMDRPKPAVTSINEVMAAPSLRPEPPPPPPSSITTFNLQQPIPERKAMSQAASSYWSVSEANDFPHLLRAFGTDWSAIAKYMQSKTTVMVCSPPILL comes from the exons AT GACGTCCAGGTATTCAAGATACGATGGGGACCGGCGGTCTAGGTCCCCTCGAGATCGATCCCCAGCGGATCGCTTTGACCGACCGCCGCACTTCAACAATGACGGTGACAGGCGTCGCTCATCCGCAGAAGCACGAACGAATTCGGCACCGTTTCCACCAGGTAGAGATCTGTTCGGAGACCAGATGCGCAGAGAGCCGCCGCGCGGTCCCAAGGCCCTTATAGATGCGCCTGTCGGGCCGAGAGGAGGCGGATTTGGCGGCGACTTTAGAGGCGGAAGAGGGcgcggcagaggaagaggatgggGAGGACGAGACGATAGCCGTGATCGAGGGAGAGATCGAGATGTCGACTTTCGAGACCGCTATCGAGACGAGAGAAGCCGAGAACGTGACCGGGAGCGAGATAGAGACTGGCGCGACTCGAGAGACTTTAGGCTGCGCAGATCGCCAATCGGGAGAGCTCGATCACCAACgcgagatgggcgagattTTCGGGATCGTGATCGGGATATACCTCCAGGTCTAGATGCAGACAGATCTCGACGTGGCTCCCGTGATGGTGGCCCCCCATCGGCAGGCTCTTCAACATCAGAGCCTCCATTTGGCGTGTTGCCATTCCCTCGAGGAGGTGGATTCCgtggacgaggaagaggtggaagaggagattgGGGTATGGAAAGAGGTCGTGGCCGAGTCCCCTACGACGATCGCGGCGACCGCTACATGCGCAGCCGCTCTCAGGAAGGGCGCTGGGCTCGTGAGCGTGACGAGCGCGAGCGGAACGATAGGCATCCTGATGCTGATGTGCGCCGTGACCTTCACATCGATAGAGACCGAGGAGACCTTTTCCGCCCGAAGATGGCAGCCCAAGAATCTGCCGCGCAGGTCAAAGACGTCTCACCTCTTCATGTGACACCTTCGGCCCCGGCATTCGAGCCTGCGCCAAATCGGGCTCCGGCTACGGGTACAGTTTCGGGTGTTGGTGGCGAGGTGCAGGcggcgcagacgcagacgcagacacagacgcagacgcagacacagacgcagacgcaggcTGCCCCTAGCATAATTACAGCCAAACCGCCACCAACGGCCCCACGGGCATTTGGAGAACGTCCAGTTTCTGCAGGGCAGGCCTCCACagcaccagcttcttcagcccctGAGATTCCACTGCCTCCCACTGGGCCATCGAAAATCGGCGCACCTCACGACAGTCCCCCAAGAGGGACACCTGTAGGTCCCCGGCTTCAACAACAGCCCAAGGTTACCCGCCCCTCTAGCAAACAATGGATCAACCCAAGCttgaagaagccgccgccaccgccagaATCACCAAAGGTGGCGAGATCGCAAAGCTTTGCTCAGCAGCGGCCTATCCCATTACAACGAGACATCTCTCAAGTCGAACCGTCCGAACCTAGGCGACCGCGTAGTAGCGATGCAAAGTCGGACTCTTACTCCGGGCTAGATAGTAGACTGCGAGCCCATCACAGCGAAGAACCGGGCGAGATAATCACAAGGACCGAAGACGAAAAGCCGAGCGACATTGACGCAAAAGCCGAGCCTGAGAAGCCTGAGACTGAGAGAATGGAATCAGTTGATTACGAGCCACCTGAATCAATGGAACTGGAGGTCAAGCCTTTGGATAACTTGGAGCAACTTGCTGTCCCTTCTACTACTTCCCCGAAGCAGGAAACGCTTCCTAAGCAAGACTCACCTCCTAAAGCTCAGGAGAATGAGACGATTGAGGATACGAAACCTTCTGCGGAAGCAGCCAcggaacaacaacaacataGACGACTCAAAGTGCGCGCCGTCCGGTTCGCTCTGCCTCCAAAGAAAACTGCGCAAGAGGAACCTCCTGAatctgatgatgaagacatgGGCGATTATTTCGACATGGAAATCAACAAGACTGAAGCTGAATTGAACAAATTGCAAAGACCAAAGACACCAGTTGAAGTTATTAGGCGCTTTATGAGTTTATCTCATGGAGCAATGGTACAGATACTCAATGAGGGAGAGGGACTCTCTGAGATGCTAGGCGATATACCAGAGAACCACGAGCCGGAGAGCAAAAAAATGGAAGTGGAACCCGCTGTACaaacagaagaagcgccTGCTGTTCCCGACGAACCTCTTCCCtcaaaggagattgaggaaATCAATCACGAAAAGGAGCCCGTCAGTGACCATGACCGACTTGAAAAAGACACGGTTGAGGAAGATAAAGAGAAACCTGAAATTGCAACAGCCACACAAGAGGTAGAGGATCTCCAGCCAAAAGCCGAAGAAATGGACATCGATAACGAACCTACAATTCCGCCTCCCGAGCCTAAAGATGTTCCTGAGCCTGTAGCCGAAATTACAGCAGATGAGTCTACTATGAAAGAGGACAAAGAAGTTGAGACCGAACCGATCAACGAACAGGCTCCAGCACCTATCGAAGAGGTTATCAGTCCGGCGAAACCAGCTGAAGTAGAGCCCAAAGCTCCAAGCACCCCATCTCAAATAccagatgaggatgatgagacTGAAACTGAAGACGAGGCTTATATGGAGGCTCAAGCTGTCGCGGCCGCTGAGACAGTCCGTCGATATATGTCAACGCCACCCATCGATAGTCTTCCTGACTTTCAAGGTCCAGTGTGGTATCAAGATAAAGAGTTTTTGGCATCGCTGGACTCAGATCCAATCATTGACGATTTTGTTGCTGAGCATCTTGCAAAAATCCACTTTGATAGATCGGCTGAGCAACGGCACGCGCAACAGATCTATGCAGACAACTACATGCAGTACTTGAAGTACACCTTGTCTGATGATCCTGTGGCGACAAAAAGCCGAGACAAATTTTCTGTTGCAGCCCCCTCTGAGACTACAGGTACTGTGACACCTGAGCATAAGCCAGAAGGGAGGGGTACAGGTAGGAGATTCGCCACCGAACGCGATCTCGAACGTGTGCTTCAGGCGTCCATgcgagaagacgaagagagaaaagagcgagaATTGCGAATCCAGCAGGAGAAATATCGCAGCGATAAGGAGGCTGTTATTCCAGACATGTACTGGGACGATCTGGAGAAGCAACAGGTTCAGTATATCGATCGATCAGGGTATACGCCTCTAGATAGGCTTGTTTCAGCATGGCACATACTCCCTCCCTCTAACAATTTCACTGCAGAGGAGGCACAGCTCTTTGAGAAGCGTTACCTAGAGCTTCCCAAGCAATGGGGCAAGATCGCAGAGGTTCTTCCAAACCGCGACTTCCACTCCTGCATTCAGTACTACTACCTGATGAAGGGAGAGCTAAATCTTaaggagaagctgaagaagcaacCCAAGAGGCGTAAGAAGGGTGGGCGAGGCAAGCAGAGGTCCAGCGCTCTGGTTTCGGAGCTCGGCAACGGCGAGCCTGAAGCCGAGGAAACGCCCCAGGAAAATGGAGAGAATGGAGAAAGGCGAAGGCCACGAAGAGCTGCCGCTCCCACATGGGGGTTCGAGCAACCTACGACGGACGGCGAGAGCACTCCTGCTGCTACTCCAGGGCGACGCggggcatctgctgctgccaagggcGACCAGCCGGAAAAGGTAGACGGccggaaaaggagaaagccaagagacaaggacaaggacaaggacaaggacaaagaGAAGGACAAAGACGCCAAAGCATCCAAGCCAAACCAAGTTCTCGCGGCAGCGCCCGGCCCCAGCTCCGGGACAGGAAAGGGAAGAGGCCGAGCCGAAGCCCGCCCAGTGGCCGCAGAATTCCTGCCAGCTCCTCACCCGCTCTCCGACCCTCATCGTTTGCCGGTACAGTTTGAACAACCGCTGCCCGCAGGTATCCAACCGCCATTTGTTGTGCCACAGCCGCAACTAATGGACAGACCGAAGCCTGCCGTTACTTCCATCAACGAAGTTATGGCGGCTCCATCGCTTCGGCCTGAACCGCCCCCACCCCCTCCATCCTCTATTACTACTTTCaacttgcagcagcccattCCTGAACGAAAGGCAATGTcacaagcagcatcaagttATTGGAGCGTTTCGGAAGCTAATGACTTCCCGCATTTATTAAGGGCATTTGGTACCGATTGGTCTGCAATTGCCAAGTATATGCAATCTAAGACAACTGTCATGGTATGTTCCCCCCCGATACTATTGTGA
- a CDS encoding uncharacterized protein (EggNog:ENOG41), producing MRSEPGVKRDLIPPVLSSGGRGRRFESTAPGTSRPIAVAPGAVEPHVDLPQPKVEPAPPQPLRQQHIATYGVPIAQAPAQAPLAQPNQIPLAVPAHPVPQGTQQAISPNARSMHQQLPHFGFPERERDPAQSQRVPLPQKSSVNQVPELRDPRPLSVAQPLQPSHPEAIAERERTAQLERMNAEKRYREQQMQQQQQQQQLHHQHQHQHHQQQQQQQQQQLIREREMEMERERERDLRQAEQQSMRMKQEPEAPLQHRYDPYTHRQQLSHGGGPREPFSLTRAPSQEPSRSVAPQSYPAPVSQQPMRPLLSEPVAVQSPPLAPPSSRPTQTPQPRMPSGPPHEPYGVAAPPPNASSISPHTPVRPPEPRKSNIMSLLNDDPPPPKRVAEVTKSHTPVPSSTPPSQGIGRPPPPASGLPQGAPVRRETDAHYSPYSRTPSGGASAMPPLKPPFPASSASSQHMSGHRSMPSDSAVDIDYYRSHGYPQSHPASGTNSPQTSHRYPPPAQPAQSQYQSQTGYPTAYGGASQPTHITSPPAQPYAVHSSSRSREILPSSRDNAWPSSGHQAQPSDVRQQSNSWPTQPPKASQAPPPHSQQAWGSQHPSTKPGTPGPTWSAAPPPQQHLRDERGPPSIYGQGASGLPQQHGMQSRYPPATREPLPSAPQPYSRYASTPGPPPPRDPREPPPGRSYTP from the coding sequence ATGCGAAGCGAGCCAGGGGTGAAAAGAGACCTGATCCCCCCTGTCCTCAGCAGTGGTGGCCGTGGTAGGAGGTTCGAAAGCACTGCGCCTGGCACATCACGACCTATCGCGGTTGCTCCTGGAGCAGTCGAACCTCACGTGGATCTACCACAGCCCAAAGTTGAGCCTGCACCTCCTCAGCCATTGCGGCAGCAGCATATCGCTACTTATGGTGTGCCAATTGCCCAGGCTCCGGCCCAGGCTCCCCTCGCGCAGCCTAACCAGATCCCTCTTGCTGTACCAGCTCATCCGGTGCCTCAAGGGACACAACAGGCCATATCTCCAAACGCCCGCTCCATGCATCAACAACTGCCACATTTCGGCTTCCCGGAGAGAGAGCGCGATCCCGCACAATCTCAGCGAGTGCCGCTTCCGCAAAAGTCTTCTGTCAATCAGGTTCCGGAGCTTCGAGATCCACGCCCACTGTCTGTGGCACAGCCGCTTCAGCCATCGCACCCTGAGGCTATCGCTGAGCGTGAGCGCACTGCTCAGCTTGAGCGGATGAATGCGGAGAAGCGGTATAGAGAGCAGcaaatgcagcagcagcaacaacaacaacagctccaccaccaacatcaacatcagcatcaccagcaacagcagcagcagcagcagcagcagctcattcgagaaagagaaatggaaatggaaagggaaagagagagagacctCCGACAAGCAGAACAACAGTCGATGAGAATGAAACAAGAGCCCGAGGCACCACTTCAGCACCGTTACGACCCTTACAcccatcgccagcagctcagccatggcggagGCCCTCGCGAGCCCTTCTCACTGACAAGGGCGCCATCTCAAGAGCCCTCGCGTTCTGTTGCTCCTCAATCGTACCCTGCTCCTGTatcgcagcagccaatgAGGCCATTGCTTTCGGAACCTGTAGCAGTACAATCACCGCCATTGGCGCCTCCGTCTTCTCGACCGACTCAAACCCCTCAGCCAAGGATGCCCTCAGGACCTCCGCATGAGCCTTATGGGGTAGCTGCACCACCACCGAATGCTTCTTCCATATCTCCACACACGCCGGTACGGCCACCTGAACCTAGGAAGTCCAACATTATGTCTCTCTTGAACGATGACCCTCCGCCCCCTAAGCGGGTTGCCGAGGTCACCAAGAGTCATACGCCTGTACCGTCGTCGACACCGCCATCTCAGGGTATCGGCAggccgcctccgccagcaTCCGGGCTTCCACAGGGCGCCCCAGTTCGTCGGGAAACAGATGCGCACTATTCTCCCTACTCGCGGACGCCATCTGGCGGAGCATCAGCCATGCCACCTCTCAAGCCTCCTTTTCCCGCCTCGTCGGCTTCCTCACAACATATGAGTGGACATCGAAGCATGCCATCTGATTCGGCTGTGGACATTGATTACTACCGATCTCATGGGTATCCGCAGAGCCATCCAGCGAGTGGAACGAATTCTCCTCAAACATCGCATCGATATCCTCCACCTGCACAGCCAGCTCAATCTCAATACCAGTCTCAGACAGGCTATCCTACAGCATATGGGGGAGCTTCTCAGCCGACGCATATTACCTCACCGCCGGCTCAGCCATACGCAGTTCACTCGTCGTCTAGGAGCCGCGAGATTCTTCCGAGCAGCCGCGACAATGCTTGGCCATCGTCTGGCCACCAAGCGCAGCCTTCTGATGTTCGGCAACAAAGCAACAGCTGGCCAACTCAACCTCCGAAAGCATCACAGGCTCCTCCACCGCACTCGCAGCAGGCTTGGGGATCTCAGCATCCCTCAACAAAGCCAGGAACTCCGGGACCAACATGGTCAgcggcaccaccaccgcaaCAGCATCTGAGAGACGAACGCGGACCTCCTTCAATATACGGACAAGGTGCTTCTGGATtgccgcagcagcacggAATGCAGTCTAGGTACCCACCAGCTACTCGAGAACCGCTGCCCTCCGCTCCCCAGCCATACTCGCGATATGCATCAACGCCGGGCCCGCCGCCTCCGCGAGATCCAAGAGAACCTCCGCCGGGCCGAAGCTACACCCCCTAG